One window from the genome of Amaranthus tricolor cultivar Red isolate AtriRed21 chromosome 9, ASM2621246v1, whole genome shotgun sequence encodes:
- the LOC130823958 gene encoding upstream activation factor subunit UAF30-like yields MAGAIRCSMKPSLFVGKKSSLFGSFPVNTPTVVVCFPALKSAKFGVTACAASSSSSTTRKPRGIMKPRPISPALQEFVGAPEISRTQALKVIWAHIKANNLQDPNDKKIIICDEKLKKIFAGKERVGFLEISGLITPHLL; encoded by the exons ATGGCAGGAGCGATAAGATGTTCGATGAAACCCTCACTTTTTGTGGGCAAAAAATCGTCGCTTTTTGGTAGTTTTCCAGTGAATACTCCCACGGTGGTTGTGTGTTTTCCGGCGCTTAAAAGCGCCAAGTTCGGAGTGACGGCGTGTGCAGCGTCGTCATCTTCGTCAACAACAAGGAAGCCCAGAGGAATAATGAAACCAAGGCCAATTTCACCAGCACTTCAAGAATTTGTTGGTGCTCCAGAAATTTCTAGAACCCAAGCTCTCAAGGTCATCTGGGCTCACATTAAAGCCAACAATCTTCAG GATCCCAATGACAAAAAAATCATCATATGTGATGAGAAGCTGAAGAAAATTTTCGCGGGTAAGGAACGTGTGGGATTTCTCGAGATATCAGGATTGATCACCCCACACTTGCTGTAG